The Marinobacter sp. ANT_B65 genome has a segment encoding these proteins:
- a CDS encoding HipA domain-containing protein, producing MRRSEHGMTKPFICRGEDGEVYFVKGTGAGRISQINEWVSGNLALAFGIPVAPFRIVQVPEELAEVLSVKHAVALGYGPAFGSKEQQITELAYSQVSDVPIEMRCSLFVFDWWISNGDRMLTENGGNPNLFWEAESQRLVVIDHNQSFDPDFDSEKFFKYHAFKDIAPRVFDDLIEREHYTSKMENAIEGWEELVRAIPEEWLYRDPEMTMKLDLELNSLLRHLQRFRNDSFWSPK from the coding sequence TTGCGCCGCTCGGAGCACGGCATGACTAAACCATTTATCTGCAGGGGCGAGGATGGTGAAGTTTACTTTGTTAAAGGCACCGGGGCCGGCCGGATTAGCCAGATCAACGAATGGGTTTCCGGGAATCTCGCCCTTGCTTTTGGTATTCCTGTGGCGCCGTTCAGAATAGTTCAGGTTCCTGAAGAGTTGGCTGAGGTATTATCAGTGAAACATGCGGTTGCACTTGGCTATGGCCCCGCATTCGGGTCAAAAGAGCAACAGATTACTGAGCTGGCATACTCTCAAGTTTCTGATGTGCCTATCGAGATGCGCTGCTCCCTGTTTGTGTTTGACTGGTGGATATCCAATGGTGACCGAATGTTGACTGAGAACGGAGGCAATCCCAATTTGTTTTGGGAGGCGGAATCCCAGCGGCTGGTTGTCATCGATCACAATCAATCTTTCGATCCGGACTTTGATTCTGAAAAGTTCTTCAAATACCACGCCTTCAAAGACATTGCACCGAGAGTGTTCGATGATTTGATTGAGCGAGAGCACTACACTTCAAAGATGGAGAATGCCATAGAGGGGTGGGAAGAGTTAGTGCGGGCAATTCCCGAAGAGTGGCTGTATAGAGACCCAGAGATGACAATGAAACTTGATCTCGAACTGAATTCATTGTTAAGACATTTGCAGCGCTTTCGCAACGATAGTTTTTGGAGTCCGAAATGA
- a CDS encoding adenosylmethionine--8-amino-7-oxononanoate transaminase — protein sequence MRNADLVARGLKSVWHPCTQMKDHETLPLVPIRRGKGVWLEDFENNRYIDAVSSWWVNLFGHANPRINAAIQKQIGELEHVILAGFTHEPVVNLSERLIEVTPEGLNKCFYADNGSSAIEAALKMSFHYWRNQGYPGKKNFVNLSNSYHGETLGALALGDVALYKETYQPLLMEVLTAPSPDAYNKEEGETDEAYALRQFEAMEKLLAEKHEEICAVVVEPLIQCAGGMRMHHPVYHTKLRQACDRYGVHLIADEIAVGFGRTGTLFACEQSGITPDFMCLSKGLTAGYLPLSVVLTTNEVYNAFYDDYETLKAFLHSHSYTGNPIGCAVALATLDIFRDDNVIENNRRLSACLAESVAHLADHPNVGDIRQHGMTLAVEMVKDKASKTPFPWQERRGVRVYQHSLTREALLRPLGNVVYFMPPYVITEDQIRHLAQVATEGINIAVRD from the coding sequence ATGCGCAATGCTGACCTTGTCGCCCGCGGCCTGAAATCCGTATGGCATCCCTGTACCCAGATGAAAGACCACGAAACCCTGCCTCTGGTTCCGATCAGACGAGGCAAAGGCGTCTGGCTGGAGGATTTTGAAAATAACAGGTACATCGATGCGGTCAGCTCCTGGTGGGTCAATCTGTTCGGCCACGCCAATCCCAGAATCAATGCAGCAATCCAGAAGCAGATCGGCGAGCTGGAGCACGTCATTCTGGCGGGTTTTACCCACGAGCCTGTGGTAAATCTGTCTGAGCGGCTCATCGAAGTAACCCCTGAAGGTCTGAACAAGTGCTTCTACGCCGACAATGGCTCGTCGGCGATTGAAGCTGCGCTGAAAATGAGCTTCCACTACTGGAGGAATCAGGGATACCCCGGCAAAAAGAACTTCGTAAACCTGAGCAACAGTTACCACGGAGAAACTCTGGGTGCTCTGGCACTGGGCGACGTGGCTTTGTACAAGGAAACCTATCAGCCCTTATTGATGGAAGTTCTCACCGCACCCTCTCCGGATGCTTACAACAAGGAAGAAGGTGAAACCGACGAGGCCTATGCCCTGCGTCAGTTTGAGGCTATGGAAAAGCTGCTGGCAGAGAAACACGAAGAAATCTGTGCCGTTGTGGTAGAACCACTGATCCAGTGCGCGGGTGGCATGCGCATGCACCATCCGGTTTACCACACAAAACTGCGCCAGGCCTGTGATCGCTACGGTGTGCATCTGATTGCAGACGAAATTGCCGTCGGGTTTGGCCGTACAGGCACTCTGTTTGCCTGCGAGCAGTCCGGCATCACACCAGACTTCATGTGCCTGTCCAAAGGCCTGACGGCAGGCTACCTGCCGCTGTCAGTGGTGCTTACCACCAACGAGGTTTATAACGCTTTTTACGATGACTACGAAACCCTGAAGGCCTTTCTGCACAGCCATAGTTACACTGGCAACCCGATAGGTTGTGCTGTCGCACTGGCGACTCTCGACATCTTCCGGGATGACAATGTCATCGAGAACAATCGCCGGCTCTCGGCCTGCCTGGCCGAATCCGTCGCTCACCTTGCCGACCACCCCAACGTGGGGGATATCCGCCAGCACGGCATGACCCTCGCGGTGGAAATGGTCAAAGACAAGGCGTCCAAAACCCCCTTTCCCTGGCAGGAGCGTCGTGGAGTTCGGGTCTATCAGCATTCTCTGACCCGGGAGGCCTTGCTTAGACCCCTGGGTAATGTGGTTTACTTCATGCCACCTTACGTCATCACCGAAGACCAGATTCGTCATCTGGCCCAGGTCGCGACAGAAGGTATCAACATCGCTGTTAGGGACTGA
- a CDS encoding OmpP1/FadL family transporter, producing the protein MRINLALGVFALATLAPTTALATNGYLSHGYGTISMGMAGAGSALSQDSMAAATNPAGMVFVGNRIDGGIEVFSPRREYSVDGPLSPPPAFSLQPGTYESSKNGFLIPHFGFNRELSDTTAFGVSVFANGGMNTDYSGDNGGTFYGGRAGVNLEQLFIAPTVAWEFADNQAIGISPIIAYQRFSAEGLQSFAPFSSDASALSGNGTDDAWGYGYQIGWQGEITDTLRGGISWRNIVEMGEFDKYQGLFAEQGDFDIPQMFNAGIAWSGIQNHWILLDIQHIRYSEINSVGNPVMPITPGSLGTDQGAGFGWDDMTIVKLGWQWQQSPDHAWRAGVSYGESPISSEDVLLNILAPGVQEWHFTGGFTHGFSENLELSGMAFFSPAKTVTGTNPLAPDQTISLEMYQVGASASLGWAF; encoded by the coding sequence ATGCGCATCAATCTGGCTCTGGGAGTATTCGCTCTCGCCACACTCGCTCCAACCACCGCACTGGCAACCAATGGCTACCTGAGCCACGGTTACGGCACCATCAGCATGGGCATGGCGGGTGCGGGTTCAGCTTTATCCCAGGACAGCATGGCTGCAGCTACCAACCCGGCAGGTATGGTTTTTGTGGGCAACCGGATTGACGGTGGCATCGAGGTATTTTCTCCAAGGAGAGAATATTCAGTTGATGGCCCCCTGTCGCCGCCGCCCGCGTTTTCTCTTCAGCCAGGCACTTATGAAAGCAGCAAGAACGGCTTTCTCATCCCCCACTTCGGTTTTAACCGTGAACTCTCGGACACAACTGCCTTCGGTGTTTCCGTGTTTGCCAACGGGGGCATGAACACAGATTATTCCGGCGATAACGGCGGCACCTTCTATGGTGGCCGCGCCGGCGTTAACCTTGAACAATTGTTCATAGCTCCAACTGTGGCCTGGGAGTTTGCTGACAATCAGGCCATCGGCATTTCGCCGATCATTGCCTACCAGCGTTTTTCTGCTGAGGGCCTGCAAAGCTTTGCTCCATTTTCGTCCGATGCCAGCGCCCTTTCAGGCAACGGCACCGATGATGCCTGGGGTTATGGCTACCAGATCGGCTGGCAGGGTGAAATCACAGACACACTTCGTGGCGGCATCAGCTGGCGTAACATCGTGGAAATGGGAGAGTTCGACAAGTACCAGGGACTGTTCGCCGAGCAGGGTGATTTCGACATTCCACAAATGTTCAATGCCGGCATTGCCTGGTCAGGTATTCAGAATCACTGGATCCTGCTGGATATCCAGCATATCCGATACAGTGAAATCAACAGTGTCGGCAACCCTGTAATGCCCATCACACCCGGATCTCTGGGAACAGACCAAGGTGCCGGGTTCGGCTGGGACGACATGACCATCGTAAAGCTGGGATGGCAGTGGCAACAGTCTCCTGACCACGCCTGGAGAGCTGGAGTCAGCTACGGAGAAAGCCCGATCTCCAGCGAGGATGTTTTGCTCAACATCCTTGCCCCGGGTGTTCAGGAATGGCACTTCACAGGCGGTTTTACCCACGGGTTCAGCGAGAACCTGGAACTGTCGGGAATGGCCTTCTTCTCACCGGCAAAAACCGTTACCGGCACCAACCCGCTGGCTCCAGACCAGACAATCAGCCTGGAAATGTATCAGGTTGGTGCTTCCGCCAGCCTGGGCTGGGCGTTCTGA
- a CDS encoding YihY/virulence factor BrkB family protein, with translation MASFQFKERLQAAETWILANPNPPKTWPWTWLYKVGRSAYALMRDVISGQLTLHAMSLVYTTLLSIVPLLALSFSVLKALGVHQRMEPFLFQFFQPMGPEGVEMAERILGFVDNMKVGVLGSVGLALLVYTVVSLVQKIERSFNMIWRVPEMRSVAQRFSNYLSVIMVGPLLMVSAIGASATIFSSSFVQALIAIEPFGSLILVASRFTPFFLVVGAFTFVYVFMPNTRVKLRYAFIGGLVAGVSWQAGGMLFASFVAGSAKYAAIYSSFAIGIIMLIWIYLNWMILLLGASLAFYLQNPGAVAKRTHVQLAPELQEKVALAMVWLVARPFSEGAKAPQQEALEQALRVPGEVTRGVSDKLIRAGLLSLAGKQGDQLVPGRSLDLITIGDVLQAVRRDEDRVVDRLPPVFPAELLEGDRKNELTTFARLLKGSPDSEVSSGLPR, from the coding sequence GTGGCTTCCTTCCAATTCAAAGAGCGGCTTCAGGCTGCAGAAACCTGGATTCTTGCAAACCCGAACCCGCCAAAGACCTGGCCCTGGACCTGGCTTTACAAGGTAGGGCGCTCCGCATACGCACTGATGCGTGACGTGATCAGTGGGCAGCTGACCCTGCATGCCATGAGCCTGGTTTACACCACGTTGCTCAGTATTGTGCCTTTGCTGGCACTGAGTTTCTCAGTACTGAAAGCTCTGGGTGTTCACCAGCGCATGGAACCTTTTCTGTTCCAGTTCTTCCAGCCCATGGGCCCGGAAGGCGTTGAAATGGCCGAACGTATCCTTGGCTTTGTGGACAATATGAAAGTGGGGGTTCTGGGCTCGGTAGGCCTGGCTTTACTGGTTTACACCGTGGTTTCGCTGGTACAGAAAATCGAGCGGTCGTTCAACATGATCTGGCGGGTGCCGGAGATGCGTTCAGTCGCTCAGAGGTTCAGTAACTATCTGAGCGTTATCATGGTCGGGCCACTGCTGATGGTGTCGGCCATTGGTGCCAGCGCGACGATATTTTCATCGTCCTTTGTTCAGGCTCTCATAGCCATAGAGCCATTCGGGTCACTGATTCTGGTGGCGAGTCGTTTTACACCCTTTTTTCTCGTGGTAGGTGCCTTCACCTTCGTTTATGTGTTCATGCCCAACACCCGGGTGAAACTGAGGTATGCCTTTATTGGCGGCCTGGTTGCCGGCGTTTCATGGCAGGCAGGTGGAATGCTGTTCGCGTCTTTTGTGGCGGGTTCAGCCAAGTACGCCGCCATTTATTCCAGTTTTGCGATTGGTATTATCATGCTGATCTGGATCTACCTGAACTGGATGATTCTTCTTCTGGGCGCAAGCCTGGCGTTCTACCTGCAAAACCCTGGCGCGGTGGCTAAGCGCACCCATGTTCAGTTGGCCCCGGAGCTGCAGGAAAAAGTTGCTTTGGCTATGGTCTGGCTGGTGGCACGTCCCTTCAGTGAAGGCGCGAAAGCACCACAGCAGGAAGCTCTGGAGCAGGCGTTGCGGGTGCCAGGTGAAGTTACACGGGGTGTCAGTGACAAGTTGATTCGGGCGGGCCTGCTTTCACTGGCAGGCAAGCAGGGCGATCAGCTTGTGCCGGGGCGCTCTCTGGATCTTATTACGATAGGTGATGTGCTTCAGGCGGTGCGCCGCGATGAGGACCGGGTTGTTGACAGGTTGCCTCCCGTGTTTCCTGCCGAGTTGCTGGAGGGAGATCGCAAGAACGAACTTACGACCTTCGCGAGACTCCTTAAAGGCAGCCCGGACTCAGAGGTCAGCTCCGGGCTCCCTCGCTGA
- a CDS encoding DUF445 domain-containing protein, with protein sequence MTDLLSNPEFWQYLSIPVIAAFIGWTTNWLAIKMTFYPLEFVGKPPLLGWQGIIPSKASKMAAISVDATISKIGTVREIFQQIDPKVLATHIVYSVDPRIEEYVDELMLKEHPTLWENLPASGRRLIYERVRKSTPRLVDNLIDDIADNVEDLLDIKGMVIERLAADKQLLNRIFLECGEAEFRFIVNSGFYFGFLFGLIQMAAWYFYQNWWVLPVFGLLVGWATNWIALNVIFRPLHPKKIGSFCIQGLFLKRQPEVAESFCHIVTHEILTVGNIISAILEGPEGERARSMVRKHIKPLVDETAGIGKALTQVAIGPAGFAALKNQVGEKAVALSKTSFNSPVFETDRARAVESIMVERMVALSSEEFQELLRPCFQEDEVKLILVGATLGFAAGVCQLVFVFGGALF encoded by the coding sequence ATGACCGATCTGCTCTCCAACCCGGAATTCTGGCAATACCTCAGCATCCCCGTTATTGCCGCATTCATTGGCTGGACCACCAACTGGCTTGCCATCAAAATGACCTTCTACCCTCTGGAGTTCGTAGGCAAGCCTCCTTTGCTGGGCTGGCAGGGTATTATTCCCTCCAAGGCCAGCAAGATGGCCGCTATCAGCGTGGATGCGACCATCTCAAAGATCGGCACCGTACGGGAAATCTTCCAGCAGATTGACCCCAAGGTCCTCGCTACCCACATCGTCTACTCTGTCGACCCTCGTATAGAAGAATACGTCGACGAACTGATGCTCAAAGAGCATCCAACATTATGGGAAAATCTCCCGGCCTCCGGCCGGAGGCTGATCTACGAACGGGTACGGAAATCCACGCCAAGACTGGTCGACAACCTGATTGACGACATCGCGGACAACGTTGAAGACCTTCTTGATATCAAAGGCATGGTGATTGAACGTCTCGCCGCCGACAAACAGCTGCTGAACCGGATTTTCCTGGAATGCGGCGAAGCCGAGTTCCGCTTTATCGTGAATTCCGGCTTCTACTTCGGCTTCCTGTTTGGTCTGATTCAAATGGCTGCCTGGTACTTTTATCAGAACTGGTGGGTACTGCCTGTCTTCGGCCTCCTGGTTGGCTGGGCAACCAACTGGATTGCGCTGAACGTTATCTTCCGCCCCCTGCACCCCAAAAAAATCGGAAGCTTCTGCATTCAGGGCCTGTTTCTGAAGCGGCAACCTGAAGTTGCGGAATCTTTCTGTCACATAGTGACCCATGAAATCCTCACGGTGGGCAATATCATCAGCGCCATACTGGAAGGCCCTGAAGGTGAGCGCGCCCGTAGCATGGTAAGAAAACACATCAAACCGCTCGTAGATGAAACTGCCGGCATAGGTAAAGCGCTTACCCAGGTAGCCATTGGCCCGGCCGGTTTTGCCGCACTCAAGAATCAGGTTGGGGAGAAGGCCGTAGCACTGTCAAAAACCTCCTTTAATAGCCCGGTGTTTGAGACAGATCGTGCCCGCGCTGTTGAGTCTATTATGGTGGAGCGCATGGTTGCGCTTTCTTCCGAAGAGTTCCAGGAACTGCTTCGCCCCTGTTTTCAGGAAGATGAGGTCAAGCTGATCCTGGTTGGCGCAACTCTGGGGTTTGCGGCAGGTGTCTGCCAGCTCGTCTTCGTATTCGGCGGCGCACTGTTCTGA
- a CDS encoding 16S rRNA (uracil(1498)-N(3))-methyltransferase, which yields MRIPRIYTDSPLSEGNHADLDENAAQHVGRVLRMQPGQALKLFNGDGQDYPATITEAGKKRVEVLVGAPEAKHTESPLQVTLGQTLSKGDRMDYAIQKAVEMGVSCIVPLTTERCEVKLKGDREDKRLRHWQSIAVSAAEQCGRARVPEVMPVMNLEQWFGHSRDCDLRLVLHHRTEQSLASMDKPAHVALMIGPEGGLTAEEIARAEKEGFMPVALGPRVLRTETAPVATLALCQWLWGDIGSRE from the coding sequence ATGCGCATCCCCAGAATTTATACCGATTCGCCACTGAGCGAAGGAAACCACGCAGATCTGGATGAAAACGCAGCCCAGCATGTTGGCCGCGTATTGCGCATGCAGCCCGGACAGGCACTGAAGCTGTTCAACGGCGACGGTCAGGATTACCCGGCCACAATCACCGAAGCGGGCAAGAAGCGCGTAGAAGTTCTTGTAGGAGCACCTGAAGCCAAGCACACGGAATCCCCCTTACAGGTCACCCTTGGCCAGACGCTCTCCAAGGGTGATCGTATGGATTACGCCATTCAGAAAGCTGTGGAGATGGGCGTATCGTGCATAGTGCCGCTAACCACTGAACGCTGTGAGGTAAAACTCAAGGGTGACCGTGAAGACAAGCGTCTGCGCCACTGGCAATCCATTGCAGTGAGCGCCGCAGAACAGTGCGGCCGGGCACGGGTACCTGAGGTCATGCCGGTTATGAACCTGGAACAGTGGTTTGGGCACAGCCGTGACTGCGACCTGCGCCTCGTCCTGCATCACCGCACTGAACAGTCGCTGGCGTCCATGGACAAACCGGCACATGTCGCACTGATGATTGGGCCCGAAGGCGGCCTCACTGCAGAGGAAATTGCCCGCGCGGAGAAGGAGGGGTTCATGCCTGTCGCTCTGGGCCCAAGAGTGCTGAGAACTGAAACCGCACCGGTAGCCACGCTGGCTCTTTGCCAGTGGTTGTGGGGAGATATCGGGAGCCGGGAATGA
- a CDS encoding TRAP transporter substrate-binding protein, producing the protein MYPVKVGKLSVLVVFLLMAVLLAGCNDVSPKAAAVEAPAPEPKVYKLRLAQTWAENAPVFAETTANLAQMVNQLSDGQLQIEVVSADQHKKPFGVFDMVKSGEYDMGHSASYYWKDVDFNMLFFTTVPFGMLPQEQYAWFYHGGGLELTQKVYSKHNMLSFPGGNTGNQMGGWFRKEINTLEDLKGLRMRVPGFAGAVLQELGVEPINLPPGELYQAMNEGRIDALEWVGPSLDLGMRFHEIARFYYTGWHEPATELQFLINQDSWKRLPERLQQVLQIAMRTSAYDMYIQSTYESAQNWSTIQVEYPGVQIRTFSPEILQALYDVTEEQLKARANEDPLAREVLDSQSRFLWKARRWTRISDQAYLNSHPRGGLRK; encoded by the coding sequence ATGTATCCCGTTAAAGTTGGAAAACTAAGTGTGCTCGTTGTTTTTCTGTTGATGGCAGTTCTGCTCGCCGGCTGCAATGATGTCAGCCCCAAAGCCGCCGCAGTAGAAGCTCCCGCCCCTGAACCAAAGGTTTACAAACTGCGTCTGGCCCAGACCTGGGCTGAGAACGCCCCTGTTTTTGCCGAGACCACCGCCAATCTGGCGCAGATGGTAAACCAGCTGTCAGATGGTCAGCTACAAATCGAAGTGGTTTCAGCTGATCAGCACAAGAAGCCTTTCGGCGTTTTCGATATGGTGAAATCCGGCGAGTACGATATGGGGCACTCAGCCTCTTATTACTGGAAAGACGTCGATTTCAATATGTTGTTTTTCACCACGGTTCCCTTCGGAATGCTGCCCCAGGAGCAGTACGCGTGGTTTTACCATGGTGGAGGGTTGGAACTGACGCAGAAGGTGTACAGTAAACACAACATGCTGTCGTTCCCTGGAGGAAACACCGGCAATCAGATGGGAGGCTGGTTCCGAAAGGAAATTAATACACTTGAGGATCTCAAGGGGTTAAGGATGCGGGTTCCGGGCTTTGCAGGGGCAGTTCTGCAGGAGCTTGGAGTAGAACCCATTAACTTGCCGCCGGGCGAATTATACCAGGCCATGAATGAAGGGCGCATCGATGCCCTTGAATGGGTTGGGCCTTCTCTGGATCTGGGTATGCGGTTCCATGAAATCGCCCGTTTTTATTATACGGGCTGGCATGAGCCCGCCACCGAATTGCAGTTCCTGATCAATCAGGACAGCTGGAAGCGTCTACCTGAGCGGCTTCAGCAGGTGCTTCAGATTGCCATGCGTACGTCAGCATACGATATGTATATACAATCAACGTACGAGAGCGCTCAGAACTGGTCGACCATCCAGGTTGAGTATCCCGGCGTTCAGATTCGTACGTTTTCTCCCGAGATTCTCCAGGCGTTGTATGACGTGACTGAGGAGCAGTTGAAAGCCCGGGCCAACGAAGACCCGCTTGCCAGAGAGGTATTGGATTCACAGTCCAGATTCCTGTGGAAAGCACGTCGCTGGACCCGGATATCAGATCAGGCTTACCTGAACAGCCATCCCCGTGGCGGGCTACGTAAGTAA
- a CDS encoding HDOD domain-containing protein, translated as MPGFFSWITGFFKTEKPSPPPVSEARLFNPAKTSEPGETPDVAQTLTLQLEENLFCWLLDTEPSKLNTERPSSSTALDELHSRLINNTMEEVPRRPMTLPMLMRVLSDEGADRQKLTEIILGDPALTDQILQVANSPYFRTGEHTIESVDQAVFVLGMNGIRSVIAAAVMRPMMAARNSREALFAQRAWRWGLTCARAAEFIGKLRKEDTSALFTTGLLPALSYITISRELQHICRAQRGTGDPDTTLITKALTRYQWMACQLIASEWNLPPKYHAYLMEAERPAPDQVQTTLSDGMVIGTREVLRHAHQRNLPEEDIAKIVHLTQEQIDHVRKALKAVLSEGARS; from the coding sequence ATGCCAGGTTTCTTTTCCTGGATTACAGGCTTTTTCAAAACAGAAAAACCATCTCCTCCTCCGGTTTCTGAGGCGAGGTTATTCAATCCTGCGAAAACTTCAGAGCCAGGCGAAACTCCAGACGTTGCACAGACCCTGACACTGCAGCTTGAAGAAAACCTTTTCTGCTGGCTTCTGGATACTGAGCCTTCCAAACTGAACACGGAGCGGCCTTCATCGAGCACTGCTCTTGATGAGCTGCATTCCCGTCTTATAAACAACACCATGGAAGAAGTCCCCAGGCGGCCCATGACACTGCCCATGCTGATGAGAGTACTCTCTGATGAAGGGGCTGACCGCCAGAAGCTGACTGAAATTATTCTTGGCGACCCCGCGCTGACGGACCAGATTCTGCAGGTTGCCAACAGCCCCTATTTCCGGACTGGTGAACATACTATTGAGTCCGTCGACCAGGCCGTATTTGTTCTCGGAATGAATGGCATCCGGAGTGTGATTGCTGCCGCGGTTATGCGCCCGATGATGGCCGCGCGTAACAGCCGGGAGGCATTGTTTGCACAGCGAGCCTGGCGCTGGGGTCTCACTTGCGCCCGTGCTGCCGAGTTTATAGGCAAACTCCGTAAAGAGGACACAAGCGCACTCTTTACTACCGGGTTACTGCCGGCACTGTCCTACATAACAATCAGCAGGGAACTTCAGCACATTTGCCGGGCCCAGCGTGGTACTGGCGACCCTGACACTACGCTGATTACCAAGGCACTCACACGATATCAGTGGATGGCCTGCCAGCTGATCGCAAGTGAGTGGAACCTGCCTCCCAAGTACCACGCTTATCTAATGGAAGCAGAGCGCCCCGCCCCGGATCAGGTGCAGACAACCCTGAGTGACGGCATGGTTATTGGCACCCGTGAAGTATTACGCCACGCTCACCAGAGAAATCTGCCTGAGGAAGATATTGCTAAAATCGTCCACCTGACCCAGGAACAGATCGACCATGTACGTAAAGCTCTGAAAGCTGTTCTCAGCGAGGGAGCCCGGAGCTGA
- a CDS encoding DUF3037 domain-containing protein, with translation MSRLACQYAIVRFMPYIETGEFANVGILLWVPKTRYLGFKLLRKKHARITQFFGELERGVYLKTMANFEIELRRVQGMLANYITDFEDGDREYGFHNGLFQELIRPRETIVRFSEQRVALTENPGQTLTELYDYYVGRNFVTKEYQEAILEKGIKQLLEQRDLARQYTKRRIEDKVYGVTFPFVEQNEGRAVRAIKPLFLGQSDSTAIIEHGGRWKLKVEQLRKRHLLNGPVLFPVKGPGIDDSQDIRREAFEETLASLTGDGIEVALYTEQDKIIEFATH, from the coding sequence ATGAGCAGGTTAGCGTGCCAGTACGCCATCGTGCGTTTCATGCCTTATATCGAGACTGGCGAGTTCGCCAATGTTGGTATTTTGCTGTGGGTGCCGAAAACCCGTTATCTTGGTTTTAAATTGCTGCGCAAGAAGCATGCCCGGATCACGCAGTTCTTTGGCGAGCTGGAAAGGGGCGTCTACTTAAAAACAATGGCTAACTTTGAGATTGAGCTGCGTAGGGTGCAGGGCATGCTCGCAAATTACATCACTGACTTTGAAGACGGTGATCGGGAGTACGGGTTTCACAACGGCCTGTTTCAAGAATTGATTCGACCCCGTGAAACCATTGTCCGATTTAGCGAGCAGCGAGTGGCTCTTACGGAAAATCCTGGGCAAACCTTGACCGAGCTTTACGACTATTACGTTGGCAGGAACTTCGTCACCAAGGAGTATCAGGAAGCCATCTTGGAAAAAGGTATCAAGCAACTGCTGGAACAACGTGACCTTGCACGGCAGTATACAAAACGTCGAATTGAGGACAAGGTATATGGCGTTACCTTTCCGTTTGTAGAGCAGAATGAGGGGCGTGCAGTCAGGGCAATCAAGCCTTTGTTTCTCGGTCAATCTGACTCTACGGCAATTATCGAACATGGCGGCAGGTGGAAATTGAAAGTTGAGCAGCTGCGAAAGCGTCACCTGCTGAATGGCCCGGTGTTGTTCCCGGTTAAAGGCCCTGGTATTGATGACAGTCAAGATATCAGGCGAGAGGCTTTTGAGGAGACTCTTGCTAGCCTGACTGGTGATGGTATTGAGGTCGCTCTATATACTGAGCAAGATAAAATTATTGAGTTTGCTACCCACTAA
- a CDS encoding amino acid ABC transporter ATP-binding protein → MTQIVKMKGMNKYFGKVHVLKDIDLTVEQGEVVVIIGASGSGKSTLIRCVNGLEEFESGHLEVEGQELAPHGGNQQALAQIRKEVGMVFQQFNLFPHLTVKKNIMLAPQKVKNAPQPVANATAERLLERVGIGSQADKYPGHLSGGQQQRVAIARALAMEPRLMLFDEPTSALDPEMIGEVLDVMRELAKEGMTMMVVTHEMGFAREVADRVIYIHEGQIVEQGKPDDVFDNPQNERTQAFLSRVLSH, encoded by the coding sequence ATGACTCAGATTGTAAAAATGAAGGGCATGAACAAGTACTTTGGCAAGGTGCATGTCCTCAAAGATATTGATTTAACAGTGGAACAAGGCGAGGTAGTTGTCATTATCGGTGCCAGCGGCTCGGGCAAATCCACCCTGATCCGCTGTGTGAACGGGCTTGAAGAGTTCGAATCCGGCCACCTTGAAGTCGAAGGTCAGGAACTCGCTCCGCATGGCGGCAACCAGCAGGCTCTCGCACAGATTCGCAAAGAAGTGGGCATGGTGTTCCAGCAGTTCAACCTGTTCCCTCACCTTACGGTGAAAAAGAACATCATGCTGGCGCCCCAGAAAGTCAAAAACGCGCCCCAGCCTGTGGCCAACGCCACTGCAGAACGCCTGCTGGAGCGAGTGGGAATCGGCAGCCAGGCCGATAAATACCCCGGCCACCTTTCCGGCGGCCAGCAGCAACGGGTTGCCATAGCCCGCGCCCTGGCCATGGAACCGCGACTGATGCTGTTTGATGAGCCCACCTCTGCACTGGACCCGGAAATGATCGGTGAAGTGCTGGACGTAATGCGGGAACTGGCCAAAGAAGGCATGACCATGATGGTCGTCACCCACGAGATGGGCTTCGCCCGGGAAGTAGCTGACCGCGTGATTTACATTCACGAAGGCCAGATTGTAGAACAGGGCAAGCCAGACGATGTATTCGACAACCCCCAGAACGAGCGCACTCAGGCGTTTCTGTCGAGGGTTCTGTCGCACTAA